ATTCATCGCCCCTCCCCAACAACCAGGACAGTTGATAAGATAGAGAAACAGTTTACTCGGCGATAGACCAGACTGTTATACGCGGATTGGATACCGCAGGCCAATGGTTTCGTCGGGAGCTGCCTCTGTCTATCGGCGAGAATCAGTTTGTTCACTGTCTCAAAGGATTGTCGAGGATTCTCCTTTATCACAGTCGTTTCTCTAACCGCTCTTCTGCCCTGGTTACTCATCATCATTTAATCCAATAGACTCTATATTGCCGTTTGTCCTACCATCATTCCCCAGATAAACCCTGAGAGCTCTTTGGTAACCGCGGTGACCGTTATCTGCGGTCTGATTCCTCGGAAAATCATCTTGGTATATTTTCTATTGAGTCTCTTTCCAGCCTTATTCGCATAGGCAACGATTTCTGGCTTCTCCTCTTCTTCGCCAGTTTCTTTGTTGGACGATACATCCTATAGTGCCATCTTGCCTCAATCAGCAGTCTACGCAATCTAGTGTTTCCAGCTTTTGTTATACTCCCGACTCTTCTGGTTCTTCCGCTGGAGTATTCTGAGGGAACTAATCCCATATAGGTCATAAAACTTTTAGCATTTACGAATCGCCTGAAATCCCCTATCTCAACAATAAAGGACAAGGCTGTGATGGTGGCCACACCCTTGAAGCGACGTAATCTGGAGACTTTTTCTGTATATTCTTTAGTAGCAGCTTTTTCCTCAATCTTTCAAGGATTCTTGTGACCTTCTCCTCTGATTCACAGAGGGCAGTAAAATATTTATAAAAGATACATGTATGGATATCCTGATCAAGATCAAGATCAAGATCAAGATCAAGATCAAGATCAAGATTGGCCAACCATCTGGAATGATCTCTGGTCCACGTTGTCTTTCCTGGGTAGATTTTCCCGACTCTCAGCAAGAAATGCATTAAGTGTTGTTTATGCATTTCTTGCTCATTTTTCATATCACCGTACATCCTCAGGTAATCCCGGGCGGCTTCATTTGATGGTGTGAGCACATAGATGGGAGTAATTTCCTGATTCCTCAAAGCTTTTGCCAATAATTGGGCATCCTTTCTGTCTGTCTTGATACAATCTCCAGGTTTCCGTGGGAGAAGAGAGGGAGCAATCACATAGCAGGTGATTGCTCCCTTTCTTGTAGCTGTCGATAGAGGGTAAAACCTGTTGGTCCTGCCTCACAGCAGCTGATAATGATAGAGCTTTTATTTTTGATACGGTTGAAATACCTGGTTACTTGTGTATGGGTATTCCTGATTTGAACCTCTGAACATGGGATTGAACTGGTTCCCTCAAAAGCTGCCATTAAGATTGATTCCTTGTGGACATCCATTTCTACATAAATACACTGTTCATAGTGGCCTCCATTTACAAGTTGAAGTCTAATCCACGGTTGTGCAGATTGGGGGTCACTTCATATTGTCTAACGCAATGAGACAATTCATCAGGTATAGGATAAACATAAGGAATCTGTGAGTCATATTTGCTCTGGACTTCTTTCTTATTAAAAACCAGAATTAAACGTACGTAAATACGTATTTTTGGAGGCAG
The sequence above is a segment of the Oceanispirochaeta sp. M1 genome. Coding sequences within it:
- a CDS encoding transposase; translation: MATITALSFIVEIGDFRRFVNAKSFMTYMGLVPSEYSSGRTRRVGSITKAGNTRLRRLLIEARWHYRMYRPTKKLAKKRRSQKSLPMRIRLERDSIENIPR